The following is a genomic window from Hymenobacter gelipurpurascens.
TTTTTTGCCCTGAACGGCCCCAGCTTCCGGGGCCGCGATTTTGCGCCTCAGGCCCTGGCCGCGGGTGCCCGCCATGCGGTAGTAGACGACGAAACCCTGGCCGCCCAGGACCCCGAGCATTACACGTACGCCCCCGATCCGCTGGTGGCGCTGCAGGACCTGGCCCGTTATCATCGCAGCCAGCTCATTATCCCGGTGCTGGCCATTACCGGCTCCAACGGCAAAACCACCACAAAAGAACTGGTTAATGCGGTTCTGAGTAAGCGCTACCGCGTGCAGTATACCCGTGGCAACCTCAACAACCATATTGGCGTGCCCCTCACGCTGCTCAGCATCCGGGCCGGTGAGCACGACCTTGCTATTGTGGAAATGGGCGCCAACCACCAGGGGGAAATTGCGATGCTATGTGGCCTAGCGTGTCCCACGCACGGCCTCATCACCAACATTGGCAAGGCCCATCTGGAGGGCTTTGGAGGCGAGGAAGGCATTGCCCTGGGCAAGAGTGAGCTGTTCCGGTTCCTGGCTGGTTCGGGCGGTACAGCCTTCGTGAACACGCTGGACCCTCGCCTGCCTGGCCTAGCGGCGGCCGTGCCGCATTCCATCACCTACCCAAATGCTACCGATACGTATCCGGCCACGTTGCTGAGCGCAGCTCCGCAGGTAGTTTTCCGTTTGTTTAATGGCGAGACGGTGGAAGCCCAGATTACCGGCGGCTATAACTTCCCCAACCTAGCCGCTGCCGCCGCTGTTGGTGCCTATTTCGAAGTAGCCAACACCGACATAGAAGCCGCCCTGGCCCGCTACTCTCCCACCAACAACCGCTCCCAGTTGGTGCGCACGGCTCACAACGATGTGGTGCTGGATGCCTATAACGCCAACCCCAGCAGCATGAGCGCGGCCCTGCGCAGCTTCGCTACGCGCCCCGGCAATGCGGCTGATAAGGTGGTAGTGCTGGGGGATATGTTTGAACTAGGCGAGGCCAGTGAGGCCGAACACCGCGAGCTAGGCCACCTGTTGCAAAGCTTGCGCTTTGGAAAAGTGCTACTCATTGGCACGCACATGCAGCACGCCACCACTCAGGCCGATTTCCTGCATTTTGCCACCAAGCCCGAAGCCGCGACCTGGCTCCAGACTCATCCGCTACGAGACCAGCAGGTGCTCATTAAGGGCTCCCGCGGCATGGGCCTGGAGAGCTTGCTGGAACTAGTATAATAACACATTAAAAACAGGAAAGGAGCCTTCGGAAACAAACACAGGTTGTTTCCGAAGGCTCCTTTCCTGTTTTCGGTATAGGTCTAGAACGGGCTTTGCATATCCTGCAGCAACGGCTGCACGGCATCTTTCGGCGAAATGACGGGGTCGGTGAGCTGCCAGTTTATAGCCAAAGCCGGATCGTTCCAGAGGATGCCACCTTCTGAGCTAGGCTGGTAATAGTTACTGCACTTATATAGAAACAGAGTGTCGTCTTCCAGCGCGGCAAAACCGTGGGCAAAGCCCTCGGGGATATAGAGCATATTGAAGCGGGTTGCATCCAGCTCTACGCACACATGCTGCCCATAGGTAGGCGACTCGCGCCGAATGTCTACCACCACATCCAGGGCCCGGCCCTGGGCCACGCGTACCAGCTTGGCTTGCGCATAGGGGGGCTTCTGAAAATGCAGGCCGCGCAGCACCCCACGCATGGAACGCGATTGGTTGTCCTGCACCCACTCCACATCTACGCCCGCGTCACGCATGGTTTTCGCGCTGAATGACTCAAAAAAGGCCCCACGGGCATCCCCGAAAACCCGGGGCGTAAATTCTACAACGCCGGCGAGGGCATGATGCTTTATCTCCATAAAGAGGTACTAATGGCTAATCCGGGAGGTTATTAAGCAGTTTTCAGGGCTAGAGCGGGTGTAGGCTGCACGCTGGCCACTACACGAAGGTACTTATCCAATACAATGCGCTCATCAAATTTTTGCTCGGCCAGCTCGCGGCCGGCGCGGCCCATCTTTGCCAAGGCGGCGTCCGAGAGGCCTAGCACCTGCTGCATTTTGGCGGCCAAGTCCTGGGCATTGCGGACTTCACAGAGCAGGCCATTCTGTCCATCTACCACAGTTTCGCGGCAGCCGGGCACGTCTGTCGTCACGATGGGTTTGCCCATGGCGGCAGCTTCGAGCAGAGTTTTGGGCGTGCCTTCGCGATACGAGGGCAGCACTACGCAATCGGCCTGGGCAATGTGCTCGGC
Proteins encoded in this region:
- the rfbC gene encoding dTDP-4-dehydrorhamnose 3,5-epimerase, yielding MEIKHHALAGVVEFTPRVFGDARGAFFESFSAKTMRDAGVDVEWVQDNQSRSMRGVLRGLHFQKPPYAQAKLVRVAQGRALDVVVDIRRESPTYGQHVCVELDATRFNMLYIPEGFAHGFAALEDDTLFLYKCSNYYQPSSEGGILWNDPALAINWQLTDPVISPKDAVQPLLQDMQSPF
- a CDS encoding UDP-N-acetylmuramoyl-tripeptide--D-alanyl-D-alanine ligase gives rise to the protein MADLAALYARFKASTAVSTDSRQPQDGTLFFALNGPSFRGRDFAPQALAAGARHAVVDDETLAAQDPEHYTYAPDPLVALQDLARYHRSQLIIPVLAITGSNGKTTTKELVNAVLSKRYRVQYTRGNLNNHIGVPLTLLSIRAGEHDLAIVEMGANHQGEIAMLCGLACPTHGLITNIGKAHLEGFGGEEGIALGKSELFRFLAGSGGTAFVNTLDPRLPGLAAAVPHSITYPNATDTYPATLLSAAPQVVFRLFNGETVEAQITGGYNFPNLAAAAAVGAYFEVANTDIEAALARYSPTNNRSQLVRTAHNDVVLDAYNANPSSMSAALRSFATRPGNAADKVVVLGDMFELGEASEAEHRELGHLLQSLRFGKVLLIGTHMQHATTQADFLHFATKPEAATWLQTHPLRDQQVLIKGSRGMGLESLLELV